The following are encoded together in the Mumia sp. Pv4-285 genome:
- the rplV gene encoding 50S ribosomal protein L22, whose product MSTLERKGVSARRESLLGDEPGAFAVARFVRVTPQKARRVVDMVRGMHVDEALPLLRFAPQAAAENVYKLVASAAANAETTEGLDRSSLIISAATVDEGPTMKRWRPRARGAANRILKRTSHITVVVQPRDAVTQTRTRKANKKGGNR is encoded by the coding sequence ATGAGCACATTGGAGCGTAAGGGCGTCAGCGCCCGACGTGAGAGCCTGCTCGGCGACGAGCCCGGCGCTTTCGCGGTCGCACGCTTCGTCCGCGTCACGCCGCAGAAGGCGCGCCGGGTCGTCGACATGGTCCGCGGCATGCACGTGGACGAGGCACTGCCGTTGCTGCGGTTCGCACCGCAAGCTGCAGCCGAGAACGTCTACAAGCTGGTGGCGAGCGCCGCCGCGAACGCCGAGACCACTGAGGGTCTCGACCGGTCGTCGCTGATCATCTCGGCCGCCACGGTCGACGAGGGTCCGACGATGAAGCGTTGGCGCCCCCGCGCTCGTGGTGCGGCCAACCGCATCCTGAAGCGCACCAGCCACATCACCGTCGTCGTGCAGCCGCGTGACGCCGTGACGCAGACTCGCACACGCAAGGCCAACAAGAAGGGTGGGAACCGCTAG
- the rpsS gene encoding 30S ribosomal protein S19 produces the protein MPRSLKKGPFVDDHLMKKVETQNEAGTHSVIKTWSRRSMILPSFIGHTIAVHDGRKHVPVFVTDAMVGHKLGEFAPTRTFRGHVKDDRKSRRR, from the coding sequence ATGCCACGCAGTTTGAAGAAGGGGCCGTTCGTCGACGACCACCTGATGAAGAAGGTCGAGACTCAGAACGAGGCCGGCACGCACTCCGTCATCAAGACGTGGTCGCGCCGCTCGATGATCCTCCCCTCGTTCATCGGTCACACCATCGCGGTGCACGACGGACGCAAGCACGTCCCGGTCTTCGTGACCGACGCGATGGTCGGGCACAAGCTCGGCGAGTTCGCGCCGACGCGTACCTTCCGCGGACACGTCAAGGACGACCGAAAGAGCCGCCGCCGCTGA
- the rplB gene encoding 50S ribosomal protein L2, protein MAIRKYKPTTPGRRGSSVSDFAEITRTTPEKSLTRPLPKKGGRNNQGRITTRHQGGGHKRAYRIIDFKRYDKDGVPAKVAHIEYDPNRTARIALLHYADGEKRYIIAPEGLKQGMTVEAGPGADIKPGNNLPLRNIPVGTTIHAIELRPGGGAKMGRSAGAKVQLVAREGTRAQLRLPSGEMRYVDVRCRASIGEVGNAEQSNINWGKAGRNRWKGKRPTVRGVAMNPIDHPHGGGEGKTSGGRNPVSPWGQPEGRTRKKKASDKLIVRRRKSGKR, encoded by the coding sequence ATGGCAATCCGCAAGTACAAGCCGACCACCCCGGGCCGTCGTGGCTCGTCGGTGTCCGACTTCGCCGAGATCACTCGCACGACGCCTGAGAAGTCGCTGACGCGCCCGCTGCCCAAGAAGGGCGGCCGCAACAACCAGGGCCGGATCACCACCCGGCACCAGGGCGGCGGTCACAAGCGTGCGTACCGCATCATCGACTTCAAGCGTTACGACAAGGACGGCGTGCCGGCGAAGGTCGCGCACATCGAGTACGACCCGAACCGCACCGCGCGCATCGCGCTGCTGCACTACGCGGACGGCGAGAAGCGCTACATCATCGCGCCGGAGGGTCTGAAGCAGGGCATGACGGTCGAAGCCGGTCCCGGCGCCGACATCAAGCCCGGCAACAACCTGCCGCTGCGCAACATCCCCGTCGGCACCACGATCCACGCGATCGAGCTCCGCCCCGGCGGCGGTGCCAAGATGGGCCGCTCGGCAGGCGCGAAGGTGCAGCTGGTCGCCCGTGAGGGCACCCGCGCGCAGCTGCGTCTCCCCTCGGGCGAGATGCGCTACGTCGACGTCCGCTGCCGCGCCAGCATCGGCGAGGTCGGCAACGCCGAGCAGTCGAACATCAACTGGGGCAAGGCCGGCCGCAACCGCTGGAAGGGCAAGCGCCCGACCGTCCGCGGTGTGGCGATGAACCCGATCGACCACCCGCACGGTGGTGGCGAGGGCAAGACCTCGGGTGGTCGTAACCCGGTGTCGCCGTGGGGTCAGCCCGAGGGCCGTACCCGCAAGAAGAAGGCCAGCGACAAGCTGATCGTCCGTCGCCGCAAGTCCGGAAAGCGCTGA
- the rplW gene encoding 50S ribosomal protein L23 has translation MSTLQKDPRDILLAPVVSEKSYGLLDENKYTFLVRPDANKTEIKIAVEKVFGVTVTAVNTQNRKGKTRRTRNGLGKRADVKRAIVSVAPGQSIDIFAAPGA, from the coding sequence GTGAGCACGCTGCAGAAGGATCCCCGCGACATCCTGCTCGCGCCGGTCGTCAGCGAGAAGAGCTACGGCCTGCTCGACGAGAACAAGTACACGTTCCTCGTCCGGCCCGACGCGAACAAGACCGAGATCAAGATCGCCGTGGAGAAGGTCTTCGGCGTCACGGTCACCGCGGTGAACACCCAGAACCGCAAGGGCAAGACGCGTCGTACCCGCAACGGCCTCGGCAAGCGTGCCGACGTCAAGCGGGCGATCGTGAGCGTCGCCCCCGGCCAGAGCATCGACATCTTCGCTGCGCCGGGCGCCTGA
- the rplD gene encoding 50S ribosomal protein L4 — translation MTATVIDVDLPKDIFDVQVNIPLIHQVVVAQLAAARQGTHDTKSRGEVAGGGRKPYRQKGTGRARQGSIRAPQFTGGGVVHGPTPRSYDQRTPKKMKAAALRGALTDRARNGRLHVVESLVTGETPSTRAAIAALRDITARPRVLVVVESTDEVTVRSLRNVAGTHLIELAQLNTYDVLLSDDVVFTKAAFDAFVALRSSGDAETVKLSEAATAKDGDK, via the coding sequence GTGACCGCCACCGTCATCGACGTCGACCTGCCCAAGGACATCTTCGACGTCCAGGTCAACATCCCCCTGATCCACCAGGTGGTCGTCGCCCAGCTCGCCGCCGCGCGCCAGGGCACCCACGACACCAAGTCCCGCGGCGAGGTCGCCGGCGGCGGCCGCAAGCCGTACCGCCAGAAGGGCACCGGCCGTGCACGCCAGGGCTCGATCCGCGCACCCCAGTTCACCGGTGGTGGCGTGGTGCACGGCCCGACCCCGCGCAGCTACGACCAGCGCACCCCCAAGAAGATGAAGGCCGCCGCGCTCCGTGGCGCCCTCACCGACCGGGCCCGCAACGGTCGTCTGCACGTGGTCGAGTCCCTCGTCACCGGCGAGACGCCGTCGACCAGGGCAGCGATCGCTGCGCTCCGCGACATCACGGCACGTCCGCGTGTCCTCGTCGTCGTGGAGTCCACAGACGAGGTCACCGTGAGGAGCCTGCGCAACGTCGCCGGCACCCACCTGATCGAGCTGGCGCAGCTCAACACGTACGACGTCCTGCTCAGCGACGACGTGGTCTTCACCAAGGCCGCGTTCGACGCCTTCGTCGCGCTCCGCTCCAGCGGTGACGCCGAGACGGTCAAGCTGAGCGAGGCCGCTACCGCGAAGGACGGTGACAAGTGA